In Armatimonadota bacterium, the genomic stretch GCGATCTCCGCCAGCGCCGGCTCGGGCAGCGCCACCCGGTGGCGGGTCATCTCCCCCGCCGGTCCCAGCGGCGCCTCGGGCGGGCGATTGAGCAGGGCGTTGAGCCGCGCCTGCGCCGCGATGCGCTGTTGCCGGAGCATCAGCAGTTGATCGAGAATCCGCGACTGCGCGACCTGCGCCCGCAGCACGTCCTGCTGGATGCCCGCCCCCACCGCGTACTTGGTCTCGGCGAGCTTGACGAAATCGGTGAGCAGGTCCTTGTTGGTCAGCGTCAGCTCGATGCTCTGGTCCAGGAAGTAGAGGTCGTAGTAGGTCTGCTTCACCGCCGCGACCACCTCGTACGCCTGCTCGGTGTAGTCGGTGACGGTGCGGTCGGCGCCGAGCGCCGCCGCCTCGCTCATCAGCCGCAGCTTGCCCGGCCACGGGAGGCGCTGGCGCGCCTCGATGCTGTAAGCGGCGCCCGGATCAGTCACATCATCGAACATGACGCCGACCATGGGGTCGGGCAGCGAGCGCGCCTGGGGCACCTTGGCGCGGTCGGCGGTGATACGGCTGCGCAGCGCCGCCAGCTCCGGGTTGTCCTCCAGTGCGATCTCGATCAGGCGGTCGAGCTGGAGCGGAGCCGGCTGGGGTGCGCGCTCGGCCCGCGCCGCGGCGGTCGCCGCCGCCAGCATCGCCGTCATCGCCATCGCCATCAGCGCCCGCAGCGCTCTGCGACCGACTGCGCGCGCCATGTCAGTAACCTCCTTCGATCAGGCGCGCCAGGATCGCCGCCAGCTCGTAGCGCGTCACCGGCTGGTTGCCGCGGAAGGTGCCATCCGCGTAGCCCTGCATCAGGCCCAGGGCCTTGACTCTCGCCACGAACTCCGCGGCCCAGTGGTCGGAGGGGATATCTGTGAACGAGGCGGCGATCTCCGTTTCGCCGCCAGGCGCCGCGCCGGGCGCCGGCGGGGCGGGGGTCGCCGCCAACAGCGCCGGCAGGCTCGCCAGCGGGGTCAACGCGGCCTGCGCCGGGACCTGCGAGCGGTGGGCGTCGCGGTAGGCGCGCGCCTCGTCGGCGTCGGCGAAGGCCAGCGTCTGCTCGCAAGGCTGGGGCGGCGCGAGCCGCAGCGCTACCGCCGCTTCAGGCTGGGCGCGCCAGGCGCCGCTGATGCGGGTGAGGGTGATGCGCTGTCCCGAGGCGGCGGAGGTAGTGACCGCCCGCGACCAGGGGAAGCGCGTCTGCATCTCGCGCACCGCGCACGACAGGTCATGATAGCGGTGCTCGCGGTTGGTCTCCCAGTCGGTGACCACCACCGCGTGCTCGCCGACGGCGGCGCCGCAGACCGGGCACCCCGGCGGCGATGCCGCGAGCGCGGGCAGCGCCAGCGCGGCGATCAGTATGGCGCCGATCAACAGGCGGGGCAGTGAATAAGTCGTATCAGGTTTCATGCGTTGCTCTCCGTGAATCAGTCTCAGCCACAGACGGATCGGCCCTGGCGACCTCGGTCAGTGAGATGCAGGGCGGGAAGAGCAATCGCTGCGCCGACTTAGCGCGTGACGGGCAGAGAGGCCGAAGAAGCCGACGGCAGGCGAACCGCCGGCGGCCGCGCAGCGATTGCTACGCGGCGGGAGGAGAACGCAGGCCCGTGGCTGTCACGGATGGCAGCCACGGGCCGGGTGGAGGAGCCTCCGTGCGCTTGAGCGCACGCGGAGACGGGGAGGGATCGAACTGCACCGGCATCGCCGCTTCCGCATGAGCGGATGCGCGGTCACCGTTGGCGACTTGGGTTACAGGCAGGAGGGCAGGGTGCGCTTGCGCCGCCGCATCGGCGCACAGGCGCTCCGAGCGCGCCACCCCGCGATCGTCAGCGCCGTCGCCGCCGCCGCAGCAGCAACCGGCGCATCCACATTCGGGCATGCCGCCCGCACTGACCACCGCAGCCGCATCGGCGCCGCCCACCGACTGCCCCGGGCACGCCGCCAGCGCGAACAGGCTGGTCAGCAGCCACAGCGCCGCCAGGCTCGCCGCCAGCATTTTTCGCCGTAGGGTCATCGCCGTAGATTATACCACATGTCACTTACTGGCGAAACCCCCGGTTCGCGCCGATGGAGGAGATGGACCCCCGGGGTCGGCTCCGGCGCCGGCTACTCGAGGATGTCCCCGGCGGCGTCGGTGACCTGCACACCCTGCTGCTGGAGGTAGCGGATGCCCTGCTCGATGTCTTGCTCCGCGCCCTCCAGCTCCAGCACCAGCTCGCCTACGCTCTCGGTCACCCGCGCGCGGCGGATGTTGGGCACGAGGTTGAACTGCTTGGCCATGCGGAAAGTCACCGGCTCCTGGATCAGCTCCTGGGGGAAGATCAACTTGATCGCCTTGGTTGCCATTGCCTTTGCCTCGTTGGTGCGCCCCTACCCTGATCGCGTGCGGCAGAACTCCTCGTAGTCAATCAGCTCGGTGATGGTCGGGCGCTCTCCGCACAGGGCACAGTCGGGGTCGCGCCGCAGCGGCAGCTTGCGGAAGCTGACCCGCAGCAGGTCACATACCAGCAGACGCCCCACCAACAGCGAGCCCGCGCCCAGAATCCACTTGATGGTTTCCGCGGCCTGCAGCGCCCCGATCACGCCCGCCACCGCCCCCAGCACCCCCGCCTCCTGGCAGCTTGGCACCAGCCCCGCCGGCGGCGGCTCCGGGTACAGGCAGCGATAGCACGGCCCCCCGCCCGGGGCGATGGTCGTCACCTGCCCCTCGAAGCGCAGGATGGAGCCGTGGGACAGGCCCTTGCCCGCGAGCACACAGGCGTCGTTGACCAGGTAGCGGGTAGCGAAGTTGTCGCTGCCGTCGAGGACGAAGTCATAGTCCGCCAGCACCTGCATGACGTTGTGCGAGGTCAGGCGGTGGCGGTGCTCGATGACCCGGACGTCGGGGTTGAGCTCGCGCAGGCGCGCTGCCGCGGATGCGGTCTTGGGGCGCCCGACGTCGCAGGAGCCGTGCAGGATCTGGCGCTGGAGGTTGCTGAGGTCCACCGCGTCGCTGTCCACGATGCCGAGCGTGCCGACCCCCGCCGCCGCCAGGTAGAGGGCGGACGGCGAGCCCAACCCGCCGGCCCCCACCACCAGCACCTTCGCCTCCAGCAGGCGCCGCTGACCGCGGCCGCCGATCTCGGGCAGCAGGAGGTGGCGGCTGTAGCGCTCCACCTGCTCGTCGCTCAGCGCCATGTCGTGTCCACCGCGCGCCCGCCGGCGATGGCGGGGATGATGGAGATTTCGTCAGTCTCGCCCACCGCCGTATCCTCGCCTTGCAAGAAGCGGACGTCCTCGTCGTTGACATAGAGATTGACGAAGCGCCGCAGGTTGCCCGCTTCATCGTAGAGGCGCCCCCTGATGCCGGGGAATTGCGCCTCCAGGTCCGCTAGCACCTCGCGCAGGATCGAACCGCGGCCCCGCACCTCCGGCTCGCCGTTGGTCAACGACTGCAACGGGGTCGGGATTCTCACTTTGACTGCCATTGTCCTGTCTTACCTCCTGGCTTCCCTTGCGCCTACGCCCGCACCCGGATCGGATGCTCGGTGAACACCTTGCGCTCGTCGTCGAACACCCACGCGGTGAGCTCCGTGTCTTCCCCGGCGGCCACGGCCATGATCACGTAGATGTACTCCGGCCACGCCTGGGCGGCATCGGCTGCCGACGGCCGCGGCGGATGGTCGGGGTGGGAATGGTAGAAGCCGACGACCGCTTGGCCCTGCTCCGCCGCCGCGTGGTCGAGCCACAGGATCGCACGCGGGTCTATCTCGTAGCGGTCGCGCTCCGCGTCCGCGCACCGGTTATCGGCCGCATGCACCGAGGACACCCAGACCGCGCCCTCGCGGCGGGTGCCGAGGAGAACGCCGCAGCACTCCCCCGGGTAGGCGTCGCGCGCATGTTGCGCCATCTGCTCCCGATGCGGCGCGCGCAAGATCAGGGTCGCGCGGCACGCCGCGGTTTCCCGCCGGCGGCGCTCGCCGATGCCGCGATCCTCATGCTGGTTGTCGGCCCCGCTCATGACGCCGCCCCCGCCAGCAGCGCCCCCGCTTGCTGCTCGAACGAAGCGAGCGACAGGGCGATGATCTGCGGCTTGCACACCGGGCGGATCATGTCGGTGCCCTCCTGGAGCGCCGTCACCACCGGCGAGCATCCGCTGGCGCCGGCGGTGTCAGATCTGGTAGCACGGCGCGGTTTCCCGCTGCGCCGCGAGCTGTTCTTGGCGCAGGTCGGCGAGGGTGGCGCCGTAGAGCACGTCGCTTATGGCCTGGCTCGCCCGCGACCACAGGCGCTGGGCAGCACAGGTCTGGCTGCGATCGCACGCCTGCGCTGAGCGCACGCAGTCCAGGAGATCCAGCGGCCCCTCTACCGCCTCGATGATCTCCCCGGCCGCTATCTCCGCCGCCGGCTTCGCCAGTGCGTAGCCGCCGTGGGGGCCGCGTTCGGCCTGAAGCAAGCCCGCGCGACGCAGCGGGATCGCGAGCTGCTCCAGGTACTTGGGTGAAATCCGCTGCGCGTGCGCGACATCCCGCAAGAGCATGGGCCCCGCATCCTCGTGCAGGGCCAGTTCGACCATTGCGCGTAAGGCGTAACGGGCGCGTGTTGAGGGCCTGATCATGGTTGCCTACCAGACAAATAGGATAACTCGCTTACTATTATTCCTCAACTCCGGGCCTGTGTCAATAGCGACAGGATGGTTCTCCGGATGTTCTGTCTCCGCCGTTCGGATCCTGGCGGACGCGGGTGTGTTCGCGACGGGCGGATGGCGGCATTGAGTGTGCGGGCCTAAAGAAACATATCACAAACTCCACAGTGACGGAAGGAGTCGGCCCGAAGGGGAAGAATTGATAGCTTAGTGCCAAATCTCACAAGAGAGGGCAGGTCGCGAGGGGGCGGCCTGGTGATGGGGTGGCGTCTGGTATGAGAGCGTTGAGCATACCTCAAGATGTGTGGCGGCGCGCTCCCTACGGGGTGTGCGGGCTGGTAAGCTGCTCCTCCTGCGAGCACTTTGTCAAAGGACGCTGCCCCGCGTGCGTCCGCGGCAACGCCGCGACGGCGCGCCGGGAATGCGCTCCCTGCGCGATCTACGAGTGTGTGAAGGGCGGCGGGGCCGAGTCGTGCCGCGAGTGCCGCTCGGACCACTGCCTGGTTCTGGAATCAAGAGCGGACGGTGACCTCGAGTGCGGTCTCGCCGAGCGATTGGGGCTGGCCCATAGCGGCAGTTCGCTGCTGGGGGCACTGCGGGACCTGAGGTCGGCGCGCGAGACCGGCGCCTGCGCCGACCTGGCGCCGCGCTTGGTACGTCGCCTGCCCGCGTACCTGATGGCGCTGCAGGAACTGGCGCGCGAGGGCGTGGAGACGGTGGTGTCGGCGGAGCTGGCGCTGCGCGTCGGCACCTCGGCGGCGCTGGTGCGCAAGGACCTGTCGAGCGTTGGCACCTGGGGACGGCGCAGCGCCGGTTACCGGGTTGGCGTTCTCAGCGAAAACCTGCGGCGGGCGGCGGGGCTGGACGAGCTGCGCCAGGCGGCGTGGCTGGGATGTAAGCGCCTGGCCAAGTACCCGCGCTTGATTGAGGAGTTCCGCGCCGTGGGATGCGCGATTGCGGCGGCATTTTGCGAGGAGGGCAGGCATGTGGGGCGCCACGTCAACGGGCTCATCATCAAGCCGGCCAAGGATCTCCCGCTGCTCGCCAAGGAGTTGGATCTGAGCGTGGCCATAGTGGCGGTGGACGACGACCGCGCGCAGGCGGCTGCGGAGTTGGCGGCGGGGGCGGGCGTGCGCTCCATCCTCAACCTGACCAACAAGATCCTGTTGCAGCCGCGCGGAGCCAGCGTCGAGAATGTGAGCCCACTGCAGGGGCTGGTGTCCCTGTTGCTGCGCGCGCCCGGCGCCGAGGGCAAGGCCGAGGGCGCCAGCGTTCGGAGGGAACGATCATCGTGATTCACGTCGTTGGCATCAGCCACCGGCGCACGCCGGTGCAGCGGCGGGAGAAGGTAGCGGTGGCCGCGCAGGCGCTGCCGCAGATGCTGGAGCGCGCGCGGCGGTGCCTGGGAGCCAGCGAGTGCGTCATCCTCTCCACCTGCAACCGCACCGAGATCTATTTCGTGAGCCGGCGCACGGATGATCCCCGCGCGGCCGCGCTCGAGTTGCTGGTGGCGGATGCGCGCGTGCGCGCCGCCATCCCCGCGCATGAAGTGTACGCCCGGTGCGGGCTCGAGGCGGCGACCCACTTGTGCGAAGTGACGGCGGGTTTGGATTCGCTCATTCTGGGCGAACACGAGATCCTGGCGCAGGTCAAGGGCGCCTTCCAGGCCGCGCGCGACGCCGGCTGCGCGGGACGCCTGCTCAGACGTTTGTGGGATCACGCGCTGCGCGCCGGCAAGCGCGCCCGCGCCGAGACCCGCATCGCCTCCGGCATCTTCTCCGTCGGCCACTGCGCGGCGCGCGCGGCGGCCGAGTTGTTCGGCGACCCCTCGACTGACTCGGGGCAGGCTCTGCGGGGCCGCTCCTTGTTGGTGATCGGCGCCGGGCGCATCGCCGAGGCGACCGCCAAGCACCTCGCCCACCAGGGCGCCGCCCCCATCACCGTCGCCAATCGCACCCTGGAGCATGCGCAGGCGGTGGCGGAGCGCTTGGACGGCCGCGCCGACACCATCGGCAATCTGCCTGCCCTGCTGGGCGCCGCCGACCTCGTCATCACCTGCACCGCGGCGCCCCATTTCATCCTCGACGCCGAGCAGGTGCGGCGGGCGATGGCGGGGCGGGCCGCGCGCCCCATGGTCGTCATTGATGTCAGCGTCCCCCGCGACGTCGAGCCGCGCGCCGGTGCGGTGGCGGGGGTGCGCCTGTTCAATCTCGATGACCTCGAACCGGTGGTGGCGGAGAACGCCAAGGCGCGAGAGGGTGAGGTCAGCGCCGTGCGCGGCATCATCGCCGAGGAAGTCCAGGCCTTCGAGGACTGGCGGCAGCGGGACGATATCGTGCCCCTCATCCGCAGCCTGCATCGCCGCGGCGACGCGGTGCGCCGGGAGTGCCTGGAGCAGATTCAGGCCCGGATGAGCCACCTCGCCCCCGAGGACCTGGAGGCGGTCGAGCGCTTGACCGGCCTGCTGGTCAAGCGACTGCTGCACGCGCCGACCGCCGCCTTGCGCGCGCACCCGAATGGCAGCCGTTTCACCATGTCGGCGGCGGTGAAGGAGCTTTTCGCCCTCTCCGCCGATGCGGCCGCCCAACCTGAGATCACAACCGACGCTGGCCGGAGCGTCACCAGCACATTAGATCACTCCAACACGGGAGGATGCGATCATGTTCACCTGGACTCATAGCTGTACTGCCCGGCTGTCGGCCGGCGTGCGGCGGCGCCTACACGCCTTGCACGCGCGGCCATGGCACCACCTGACCAGCCTGGGCGTGCTGGCGGTCGTCGCGCTCGCCTGGCGGGCGTATGCGGACGTTCCGGCCGAGCGCCCGGTGCCGGTGCCGGAGGTGGCGGCGCAGTGCGCCGCCTGCCATGAGGACCAGGTGGACTCCTGGGTCAAGACGGTGCATCGTCGCACCGCCGGCGCGTCACACCTGGCCGCCGACCGCCAGGGCTGCGGCGGTTGCCACAGCGGCACCGCCGCGCACCTGGAAGACCCGTCGGCTCACCCGCCCTACATGAAGGATATGTCCGGCGACCAGGCCAGCGCCATCTGCCTGTCCTGTCACCAGGGCGGCCAACAGATGCTGTGGCACACCGGCTCCCACGCGAAGCTGCAGAAGGGGTGCCTGACCTGCCACGATCCCCATAACGGCGAGGGGCGGACGATGTTGGCGCGGCCGGAGTCGGAGCTGTGCAATCAATGCCATCCCCAGCAGGTGGCGGAGGGGCGGCTGCCCTCACATCACCCCATTGCCGAGGGCAAGATGACCTGCACCGACTGCCATAACGTGCACGGCGACCAGCGCAACCTTCTGCCGGCGGAATCCAACTCCGAGATGTGCTACCGCTGCCACGCCGAGAAGGCGGGGCCATTCATGGGCGAGCACCCGCCGGTGACCGAGGACTGCACGGTCTGCCACAAGCCGCATGGCTCCCAGAACGACCGCTTGCTGCGGGTGGACGAGCCGATGCTGTGCCTGCAGTGCCATGCCGGCCACCACGACGCCCACCGCAGCCCGCTGGTGGCTGCCGCCGGCGGCGCGGCGGGGCAGGCCGAGGGCATCCGCGGCGTCGAGGCCCTCTATAACCGGTGCACGAGCTGCCACTCCCGGATCCATGGCACCGATCTCCCGTCCGGCACCAACTATCCGACCTTCATGCCGGGCAGCCCGCCCGCCGCCGACCTGCCGCTGGGCACCGCCCGCGGCGTCAACTCCGGCCCCTTCTGGGGCGCCTCCGCCCTGACGGCGCTGGCGCTCAGCGGCGGCGACACCGGCTGGGGCTTCAGCGACCTGGAGCTCGGCAGCATTGACCCCAGCGGCAACCCGACTTACGTGCGCGAGTATGACGGGAAGAACTACGAGTTCCCGCGCGTGAAGCTCGGCCTCGACCAGTACGCCGCCAAGAGCGACTTCCACCTGCGCGTGCTCGATCCCGCCGCCGGCGATGAGACCGCCGAGGCCTACTTCGGTGGCCCCACGGTGAGCGCGAACATCAAGTACAGCGCACTCACCCATCGCGAGCCGCGGTTCAACGACGTCGGCGACGTGAACAGCCCGGTTAACATCGGGGGCCAGCGCGGCGCTCCCCAGCCCGTGAGCTTCAGCGACCTCACCAACGGCAAGGACGACTTTGCGATCGAGCGCAAGGTCACCGACATCAAACTCGCGGCGCGCTGCCCCAAGCTGCGCAGCGTCAAGTGGCTCGCCAGTTACTGGCGCGAGTCGGAGACCGGCGATCAGCAGTTCCTCTTCCTCGACCGCTGCGGCGCGTGCCACAAGGTGCAGACCACCGAGCCCATCAACCGCGTGACTACGCTGGCGACGGGCGGGGCCGAGGTCGGGCTCGGCAAGGGCGCCGTCCGCTACCTGCACACCGAGGGGCAGTTCGAGAACCGGGCGCCGCAGGGCTACTACAACTTCGCCGGCCTGTCCTCCGTGTACAACGGGACGGCGCCGCTGTTCAGCGTATCCGACACCCGCACGCGCATTGACGAGGTAACCGCGACGGCCGCCCCGAGCGACGCCCTTGCCCTCAACGGCCAGTGGCGCAAGCGGGAGCGCGCCAACCTCTACAACGGCACCACCCTTAACATTGACAGCACGGGCGGTGGCGCGAGCTGGCGCCTGACCCCCGACCTGCGCCTGGTGGCGAGCTTCTACTCCAGCGACTTCGACAACGGGGCGCAGGCCCTCAACGACGAGTCGCTGTCGCGCAAGCGCGACACCACCCGCGCCGAGCTGCGCTACGGCGGCCTGCCGTGGACGACCTTGAGCGCCGGGTTCAAGCGCGAGGACGTTGACCGCACCACTGTGCACGAGGCGGTGCCCGCCAACAGCAAGACCGACACCTGGAGCGCGAGCGCCCGGACCAACCTGCCCAGCGGCTTGAGCGTGAACGTGCGCTATCGCAAGGCCACCACCGACCTTGGGCCCAACTTCGACCCGGCGTCGCCGCCCGACATCGCCTACCCGTCGCGGTGGATCGCGCCGCCGACCGACGATAAGATGCTCTCGGCGGTCGCCACCTACAGCCTGACGCCGGAGCTGATGGGCAGCCTCATGTACTCGAAGCTCGACCGCTCCTTCACCGTCAGCGAGCCGCTGCTCGGCGTCCTCCGCGACAGCGGCGACGAGTCCAAGACCACCGGCGGCGAGCTCTTCTACACCGCCGGGCGGCGCACGAAGCTGACTGGCGGCTACTACCAGCAGCAGGGCGACGTGACCAGCGACGTCACCTACGGCGTCGACGACTTCACCTTGCTGCCGCCGGAGGGCCCGGGCACTGAGGAGGGCATCGTCTTTCCGCTGATCGACTCACTGGCGACCTTCAGCTACGACGCCAAGCTCTGGCGACTCAACGCCTCCCACTGGCTGACGCCGCGGCTGCGCCTGTTCGGGCGCTATGACCGCACGCGCAGCGACGGCCGCATTATCGCCAACAACCTCGGGGACTACATTGACCAGGATCCCGATCTCGACGGGCTGGCGTTGACCCTCAACCCGTTCGGCATCACCGTCAGGGACCAGTGGATCGGCGTCGGCTACCTGGTTGACCCCTACACCGAGCTGGCGTTGAGCTTCCAGAAGCGCGAGTGGGAGAACGGCAACGACGCCACCCAGGACGGCTCCTATGACCTGTGGCGCCTGGGGGTGCGCAAGCAGTTCTAACGCGTGCCCTGCGCGGCGCACAGGGAATACGAGCGCGCTGCGGAAAAGGAAAAACAGCACGATCATACGGGCAGGCCGCGCTCCATTGTCCGAGGCGCGGCCTGCCTCGCTTGAGCCATGACCGAAAACGACGAATCGAAGCGGCTCGCCGCCGGTGGCCCGGAGACCCCCGGCGCGCACAGCGCCGGCCCCGAGAAGCGCGCCTCGCCCTGGGCACGGCTGTATTCGGTGGACCTGATGCTATGGGTGCTGGGGCTGCTGATCGCGGTCATGGCCCTGGGCACTATCATTCCACAGCGAGCTCAGGGCGAGGCCTATCAGCGGCTGTTGGGCGCCCCGCTCGGCAAGCTGATCGCCAAGTCGTCGCTGACCGATGTCTTCGGTGCGTGGTGGTTCTGGGCGCTCTTCGCGGTGCTGGCGGCGAGCCTCGTCGCCTGTTCGGTGCAGCGGCTGGGGCGTCTGCTGCGAGTCGGCGGGACGCAAGCGCGGCCGCTGAGTTCGGCGCAGGTGCGTGGGCAGCGCTCGACGGCGACCTGGAATCTGAAGCTGGGGCCGGAGGCCGCCTACGAGCGGCTGACGCAAGTGCTGCAACGGCGGGGCTATCGTGTTCTGCCGGTCGCGGCGGAGGAGTCACAGGAGCGGGCCTTGCGCGCGCGGCGCGGAGGGGCGCGCGCATGGGGCTCGCTGGTGGTGCACGCGGGTGTGGTCATCGTGCTGCTGGGGGCGGCCTACGGGCGCCTGCCGTCGCGCGGCTTCGATCGCGTGGCCCCCATCGCCACCGGCGGGACCTACCAGGTGGAAATGGGCGAGCGCTCGTTCGGCGTCCGCCTGCTCGATGCGGGCACGGAGACCACCCCCACCGGCGAGGCATCGGAGTACTGGGCCAAGACCCAGGTCATCGAGCACGGGAAGGTGGTGCGGGAATACACCATCCGCATGAATCGCCCGCTGCGCCATAACGGAACCAACATCGTCTTGAGCAGCATATCCTCCGCCCCCGGCTACGCGGTGGAGGTGACCAGGGACGGAGAAGTGAGCTACCTGCCGATCGTGGTGGACCGTGCGGGCCGGGTTGACTTCATGAGGAGCGTGAAGCGCATCGGCAATCCCCCCTGGCTGGTGTGGGTGCGCGACTTTCGGCTGGCGCCCGCGGGCGACGGCAGCGAAGCGGCGCCGGCCGCACAGGTGCGGGTGGATGAATCGGGCTCGGTGAGCGCCGACCGGCGTGACCTCGGCTGGGTCGGCGCCGGCGGGCTCGACTACAAGGGCGCCCACTTCGAGTTGGTGTCCGCGGGCGGGGGCACGCAAGTGCAGCTGGGGGTGCACCGCGACCCCGGCGTACCTATCGTCTGGGGCGGGTTCATCCTGATGGTGATGGGCAGCCTGGTTGCGTTTTTCGTCACCCGCCGGGAGTTCGCGGTGATCCTCACTCCGCAGGGCGGGCGGACGATGATAACAGTGGGAGCAAGCGCGATGGGGCTCGGCCCCGGCGCGCAGGACATGGTCAAGGTATTGGGCGTCGAGCTTGACGCCCGCGAGGAGGTGGAGAGCAAGTGAAGAGGACGGCTGGAATTATCGCCATTTGCGTGCTCGCGGCGATCGCGGTCTTGGCTATACCCGCGTTCGGGCGGGAGGGCCTGCCGGGTTATGCGGGCATCAAGGTCTGCAACATGTGCCATCAGCGCACCCATGCGGAGATCGTCAAGGCGCAGCCGGGCACGCCCCACGCGTGCGCCCTGTGGGCCGTCTCCGCCCATGGTGGGGACTTGAAGCTGGTCGGCGATTTCTCCACCGCCCCCGGCTTCAAGCAGGGCGACGTCGCCTATGTCTTGGGCAAGGGAGAGCGCTACCAGGCCTACCTCAGCAAGGACCTCAAGGCGCTGCCGGGCGAGTGGGATGTCCACGATAAGAAGTGGGCGCCGCTCGCGGCCGAGGACGCGCGCAAGTCGTGCTTGGGATGCCACACCACCGGCTATGACGCGGCGGCGGGGCAGTGGAGCGACGCGGGGGTGAGCTGTGAAGCCTGTCACGGCCCCGGCGCCGATCACATGAAGAGCAAGGACAAGCTCGCCTCCATCGTCCGCCCCAAGCAGCTTGCGCCCGAACGGCAGGCGATGACCTGCGGCCGGTGTCACGCCCGCGGCAAGGACGCCGACGGGCTACCGTTTGCCGCTGGGTTCATGCCGGGCGAGGACCTGTCGCAGAAGTTCACCCTCGACGCCGAGACCGAGCTCGGCGCGCGCTATACCCAGTACAACGACCTGGTGCGAAGCAAGCACCTCGCGCAGGGCGTCACCTGCACCACCTGCCACGAGCCCCACGGCGTGGGCGCGCAGGCGCATCAATTGCGCAAGCCGGCCGACGAGTTGTGCGCGGGCTGCCACCCCGCCGCCAATCTGACCGGAGCGCAGCACGCCGCGGCCAAGGACTGCGTACGCTGCCACATGCCCAAGGGCAGCCACCGCTTCGAGAAGCCGCAAGGGTAGCCGCGGCGGCCGGGACGCAGCAGCAGCGAGATGGAAACAACGGAAGGGACACTGGTAAGGCTCGCCTTCGGGCTCTACCTGGGGGCGGCGGTGGTCTATGTGATCTACGCCGCCTCCCAGGCGCGGCGCGTGGGGCAACTCGCCTCCGCGGTCGCGTGGTTGGGCCTGGGAGCCAACACCGCCGCCTTGGTCGCACGGGGGATCCTTGCCGGGCGCGTGCCCTACGTCAGCTTGTACGAGTACCTGCTGGCGTTCGCGTGGGCGGTGGCGGCGGTGTACCTGGTCTTCGAGTGGCGCTACGCGGCAGCGCGGGGCGACCTGCGCCCGGCGGGCAGCCTGGCGCTGCTGATCGCGGTCGGGCTGTTGGGCTACGGGTCGAGCCTGTCGTCGGAGCTCAAGGCGGCCCAGACCCTGATGCCGGTGCTCAAGAGCAACTGGCTCATCTTTCATGTATTCACCGCCGTGGTCGGCTACGGCGCCGCCGCAGTGGCGACGGCGCTGGCGGTGCTGTACCTGGTGCGCAGCCGCTGGCCGGGGCCGGGTTCGTGGCTGCGCCGGGTGCCGGCCCCCGCCGACCTCGACCAGGCGACCTATCGCTGCATCGCCTTCGCCTTCCCCTTCTTGGCCCTGGTCAACATCACCGGCGCGGTCTGGGCCTACGACGCCTGGGGGCGCTACTGGGGGTGGGACCCCAAGGAGACGTGGTCGCTCATCACCTGGTTCATCTACGTCTTCTACCTCCACGCGCGCTTCCGCTCCGGCTGGCGCGGCGCCAGGCTCGCCTGGGTCGCGGTCA encodes the following:
- a CDS encoding NIL domain-containing protein; amino-acid sequence: MATKAIKLIFPQELIQEPVTFRMAKQFNLVPNIRRARVTESVGELVLELEGAEQDIEQGIRYLQQQGVQVTDAAGDILE
- a CDS encoding redox-sensing transcriptional repressor Rex yields the protein MSIPQDVWRRAPYGVCGLVSCSSCEHFVKGRCPACVRGNAATARRECAPCAIYECVKGGGAESCRECRSDHCLVLESRADGDLECGLAERLGLAHSGSSLLGALRDLRSARETGACADLAPRLVRRLPAYLMALQELAREGVETVVSAELALRVGTSAALVRKDLSSVGTWGRRSAGYRVGVLSENLRRAAGLDELRQAAWLGCKRLAKYPRLIEEFRAVGCAIAAAFCEEGRHVGRHVNGLIIKPAKDLPLLAKELDLSVAIVAVDDDRAQAAAELAAGAGVRSILNLTNKILLQPRGASVENVSPLQGLVSLLLRAPGAEGKAEGASVRRERSS
- a CDS encoding S-layer homology domain-containing protein, whose translation is MKPDTTYSLPRLLIGAILIAALALPALAASPPGCPVCGAAVGEHAVVVTDWETNREHRYHDLSCAVREMQTRFPWSRAVTTSAASGQRITLTRISGAWRAQPEAAVALRLAPPQPCEQTLAFADADEARAYRDAHRSQVPAQAALTPLASLPALLAATPAPPAPGAAPGGETEIAASFTDIPSDHWAAEFVARVKALGLMQGYADGTFRGNQPVTRYELAAILARLIEGGY
- a CDS encoding MoaD/ThiS family protein, yielding MAVKVRIPTPLQSLTNGEPEVRGRGSILREVLADLEAQFPGIRGRLYDEAGNLRRFVNLYVNDEDVRFLQGEDTAVGETDEISIIPAIAGGRAVDTTWR
- a CDS encoding Rrf2 family transcriptional regulator; translated protein: MIRPSTRARYALRAMVELALHEDAGPMLLRDVAHAQRISPKYLEQLAIPLRRAGLLQAERGPHGGYALAKPAAEIAAGEIIEAVEGPLDLLDCVRSAQACDRSQTCAAQRLWSRASQAISDVLYGATLADLRQEQLAAQRETAPCYQI
- a CDS encoding TolC family protein; translated protein: MARAVGRRALRALMAMAMTAMLAAATAAARAERAPQPAPLQLDRLIEIALEDNPELAALRSRITADRAKVPQARSLPDPMVGVMFDDVTDPGAAYSIEARQRLPWPGKLRLMSEAAALGADRTVTDYTEQAYEVVAAVKQTYYDLYFLDQSIELTLTNKDLLTDFVKLAETKYAVGAGIQQDVLRAQVAQSRILDQLLMLRQQRIAAQARLNALLNRPPEAPLGPAGEMTRHRVALPEPALAEIALQRRAMLRGMRLMTAEAQTMQALARRELKPDLELRLGVNPQGMGGGADVRGMVMFMLPLYHRTKQDQAVVQRTAEVAAADHGYDAAETMVRAMIRDLTAMLDTSDRQAELLRNGIIPQAQLSLESARAGYQVNQVDFLTLLDNQMALYNDLRDYYRAVTDYEKAVADLERTVGAPLEDAGKTQPRAAVPHEEVNE
- a CDS encoding M67 family metallopeptidase, whose amino-acid sequence is MSGADNQHEDRGIGERRRRETAACRATLILRAPHREQMAQHARDAYPGECCGVLLGTRREGAVWVSSVHAADNRCADAERDRYEIDPRAILWLDHAAAEQGQAVVGFYHSHPDHPPRPSAADAAQAWPEYIYVIMAVAAGEDTELTAWVFDDERKVFTEHPIRVRA
- the moeB gene encoding molybdopterin-synthase adenylyltransferase MoeB, coding for MALSDEQVERYSRHLLLPEIGGRGQRRLLEAKVLVVGAGGLGSPSALYLAAAGVGTLGIVDSDAVDLSNLQRQILHGSCDVGRPKTASAAARLRELNPDVRVIEHRHRLTSHNVMQVLADYDFVLDGSDNFATRYLVNDACVLAGKGLSHGSILRFEGQVTTIAPGGGPCYRCLYPEPPPAGLVPSCQEAGVLGAVAGVIGALQAAETIKWILGAGSLLVGRLLVCDLLRVSFRKLPLRRDPDCALCGERPTITELIDYEEFCRTRSG